CCTCTTCACCACAACAGCTAAGCGTATTATCACAATTCTTTGAATTGTTTGCTTCTGCAATTGATGGATGATTTTCTTGTTGAGATTTCTTATCTTCGCATGGTGTTTCTTTACTACATCCACAACCACTCATAATTATACCCATTAAAAAAATTATAAACTTTGAATATTAGAATCCCTATAGTTACTATAGAGTCAAGAATCTTTGGAAATACTAACTCAATGCATTTAAAAATTGGTGAACTCTCTAAAAAAACCTCATGTTCAGTATTAACAATTAGGTTTTATGAAAAGGAAGGTTTAATTCCGGAACCGGAAAGAACGGAAGGAAATTACCGCCTTTACGATGTAGGCTATGTTGAGCGAATTAAATTTATTTTGAATTGCCGAACTTTAAATATGAGTTTGAATGAAATTCGTCAATTACTTACCTATAAAGACAAACCTGAGAAAAATTGTTCAGATGTGAATGAATTAATTGACTTACATGTCAGTGCTATCAGAGAAAATATAATCAAGCAACAAAAGCTTATTGAACAACTATCTGATTTAAGAGGTACTTGTGATGGTTTATGTACAATTGACCAATGTGGAGTTTTAAAAAATCTAGCTTGATTATCTAGACCTATGCTTTTTTCAAAAAATCGGCACTGTTGCAAATAACCACGAATGGTAAGCTGAAGACTGTTTTAGCTAAAGGTGCAGC
This genomic stretch from Acinetobacter sp. WCHA55 harbors:
- the cadR gene encoding Cd(II)/Pb(II)-responsive transcriptional regulator; this encodes MHLKIGELSKKTSCSVLTIRFYEKEGLIPEPERTEGNYRLYDVGYVERIKFILNCRTLNMSLNEIRQLLTYKDKPEKNCSDVNELIDLHVSAIRENIIKQQKLIEQLSDLRGTCDGLCTIDQCGVLKNLA